In Malus sylvestris chromosome 15, drMalSylv7.2, whole genome shotgun sequence, a single genomic region encodes these proteins:
- the LOC126602134 gene encoding uncharacterized protein LOC126602134 isoform X3 gives MSQLITRRRSVTNASPALSASTAPPMSAPLIQEPTPLAEATSTASQVPVSSTSSVSVQPLNARRPHRHRREPEPSDHTSSASRVEGEAFQPAKKNTRGPSRMLKQKQNVRQTGTKIKIVYDPRHRGASTSQQNSSIVSSCGAVIRDNCPFQWQSWAEIPEDKKELVRHELSFIYDLDDASPEVMAYLEGTLANRYKNWKHNFHNHFKIWDNLEIARLHVPSELNDRPEDWEWLCKHFTDPNFVKKSVAGQIARESKTLLHHSGSKPFSYRLEERRQGSKFPAIDMFKDVYVRPGNEIAGQFYDTMVEKSTAVLQEAASQLPPETSIEDVMVPEDVGFQIMTEVLDENLGRRYGQVVRGMGKSRVRETGASSSRLNTSLMDEVTTLRGKLAIQEEQMRVQGEQMRAQGEQMKEQMRAQGEQMEAQLRVQSEEVRSYAATVRDLVRAIQTAGLQVSLPAPHLDPPSISEPPHPPDTQ, from the exons ATGTCGCAGTTGATCACTCGTCGTCGGAGTGTGACCAATGCGTCTCCCGCATTGTCAGCATCTACTGCTCCACCCATGAGTGCTCCATTGATTCAAGAGCCTACACCCCTTGCTGAGGCTACTTCTACGGCGTCTCAGGTGCCCGTCTCATCGACATCATCAGTGTCGGTTCAGCCGCTCAATGCACGGCGGCCTCACCGGCACCGCCGCGAGCCGGAGCCTTCTGATCACACTTCCTCGGCATCCAGAGTCGAGGGTGAGGCCTTCCAGCCAG CTAAAAAAAACACCAGGGGGCCTAGTCGAATGCTGAAGCAGAAACAGAACGTACGTCAGACCGGCACCAAGATCAAGATTGTGTATGACCCGCGACATCGTGGAGCGTCTACCTCACAGCAGAATAGCTCCATCGTTAGTAGCTGTGGTGCTGTTATTCGAGACAATTGTCCTTTTCAGTGGCAGTCTTGGGCAGAAATTCCCGAGGACAAGAAGGAACTGGTGCGACACGAGTTGTCG TTCATTTATGATCTTGATGACGCATCCCCCGAGGTCATGGCCTACTTAGAGGGGACCTTAGCAAACCGGTACAAAAATTGGAAGCACAATTTTCACAATCATTTTAAGATATGGGATAATCTGGAGATTGCTCGCTTACATGTTCCAAGCGAATTGAATGACCGGCCAGAGGATTGGGAGTGGCTCTGCAAGCATTTTACGGACCCAAACTTTGTG AAGAAATCTGTTGCTGGCCAGATAGCTCGAGAGTCAAAGACACTTCTCCACCATTCTGGTTCGAAGCCCTTTTCGTATAGGCTTGAGGAACGACGTCAG GGTTCTAAGTTCCCAGCGATCGACATGTTCAAGGACGTTTACGTTCGACCTGGTAATGAAATCGCTGGGCAGTTTTAT GATACTATGGTGGAAAAGAGCACTGCTGTTCTCCAAGAAGCAGCATCGCAGCTTCCCCCGGAGACTTCGATCGAGGATGTCATGGTACCAGAGGATGTAGGTTTTCAGATCATGACTGAAGTCCTGGATGAGAACCTTGGTCGTCGTTATGGCCAGGTTGTTCGGGGTATGGGGAAATCACGGGTTCGTGAGACGGGTGCCTCTTCTTCCAGATTGAACACATCATTGATGGATGAAGTGACAACCTTAAGGGGTAAGCTTGCGATCCAGGAAGAGCAGATGAGGGTCCAAGGCGAGCAGATGAGGGCCCAGGGCGAGCAGATGAAGGAGCAGATGAGGGCCCAGGGCGAGCAGATGGAAGCGCAGCTGAGGGTCCAGAGCGAGGAGGTGAGGTCCTATGCTGCAACGGTGAGAGACCTTGTACGAGCCATACAGACGGCCGGCCTACAAGTCTCGCTACCAGCACCTCATCTTGATCCACCTTCGATCTCAGAGCCACCTCACCCTCCCGATACTCAGTAG
- the LOC126602134 gene encoding uncharacterized protein LOC126602134 isoform X1 yields the protein MSQLITRRRSVTNASPALSASTAPPMSAPLIQEPTPLAEATSTASQVPVSSTSSVSVQPLNARRPHRHRREPEPSDHTSSASRVEGEAFQPAKKNTRGPSRMLKQKQNVRQTGTKIKIVYDPRHRGASTSQQNSSIVSSCGAVIRDNCPFQWQSWAEIPEDKKELVRHELSFIYDLDDASPEVMAYLEGTLANRYKNWKHNFHNHFKIWDNLEIARLHVPSELNDRPEDWEWLCKHFTDPNFVKKSVAGQIARESKTLLHHSGSKPFSYRLEERRQEGSKFPAIDMFKDVYVRPGNEIAGQFYDTMVEKSTAVLQEAASQLPPETSIEDVMVPEDVGFQIMTEVLDENLGRRYGQVVRGMGKSRVRETGASSSRLNTSLMDEVTTLRGKLAIQEEQMRVQGEQMRAQGEQMKEQMRAQGEQMEAQLRVQSEEVRSYAATVRDLVRAIQTAGLQVSLPAPHLDPPSISEPPHPPDTQ from the exons ATGTCGCAGTTGATCACTCGTCGTCGGAGTGTGACCAATGCGTCTCCCGCATTGTCAGCATCTACTGCTCCACCCATGAGTGCTCCATTGATTCAAGAGCCTACACCCCTTGCTGAGGCTACTTCTACGGCGTCTCAGGTGCCCGTCTCATCGACATCATCAGTGTCGGTTCAGCCGCTCAATGCACGGCGGCCTCACCGGCACCGCCGCGAGCCGGAGCCTTCTGATCACACTTCCTCGGCATCCAGAGTCGAGGGTGAGGCCTTCCAGCCAG CTAAAAAAAACACCAGGGGGCCTAGTCGAATGCTGAAGCAGAAACAGAACGTACGTCAGACCGGCACCAAGATCAAGATTGTGTATGACCCGCGACATCGTGGAGCGTCTACCTCACAGCAGAATAGCTCCATCGTTAGTAGCTGTGGTGCTGTTATTCGAGACAATTGTCCTTTTCAGTGGCAGTCTTGGGCAGAAATTCCCGAGGACAAGAAGGAACTGGTGCGACACGAGTTGTCG TTCATTTATGATCTTGATGACGCATCCCCCGAGGTCATGGCCTACTTAGAGGGGACCTTAGCAAACCGGTACAAAAATTGGAAGCACAATTTTCACAATCATTTTAAGATATGGGATAATCTGGAGATTGCTCGCTTACATGTTCCAAGCGAATTGAATGACCGGCCAGAGGATTGGGAGTGGCTCTGCAAGCATTTTACGGACCCAAACTTTGTG AAGAAATCTGTTGCTGGCCAGATAGCTCGAGAGTCAAAGACACTTCTCCACCATTCTGGTTCGAAGCCCTTTTCGTATAGGCTTGAGGAACGACGTCAG gagGGTTCTAAGTTCCCAGCGATCGACATGTTCAAGGACGTTTACGTTCGACCTGGTAATGAAATCGCTGGGCAGTTTTAT GATACTATGGTGGAAAAGAGCACTGCTGTTCTCCAAGAAGCAGCATCGCAGCTTCCCCCGGAGACTTCGATCGAGGATGTCATGGTACCAGAGGATGTAGGTTTTCAGATCATGACTGAAGTCCTGGATGAGAACCTTGGTCGTCGTTATGGCCAGGTTGTTCGGGGTATGGGGAAATCACGGGTTCGTGAGACGGGTGCCTCTTCTTCCAGATTGAACACATCATTGATGGATGAAGTGACAACCTTAAGGGGTAAGCTTGCGATCCAGGAAGAGCAGATGAGGGTCCAAGGCGAGCAGATGAGGGCCCAGGGCGAGCAGATGAAGGAGCAGATGAGGGCCCAGGGCGAGCAGATGGAAGCGCAGCTGAGGGTCCAGAGCGAGGAGGTGAGGTCCTATGCTGCAACGGTGAGAGACCTTGTACGAGCCATACAGACGGCCGGCCTACAAGTCTCGCTACCAGCACCTCATCTTGATCCACCTTCGATCTCAGAGCCACCTCACCCTCCCGATACTCAGTAG
- the LOC126602134 gene encoding uncharacterized protein LOC126602134 isoform X5 — MSQLITRRRSVTNASPALSASTAPPMSAPLIQEPTPLAEATSTASQVPVSSTSSVSVQPLNARRPHRHRREPEPSDHTSSASRVEGEAFQPAKKNTRGPSRMLKQKQNVRQTGTKIKIVYDPRHRGASTSQQNSSIVSSCGAVIRDNCPFQWQSWAEIPEDKKELVRHELSFIYDLDDASPEVMAYLEGTLANRYKNWKHNFHNHFKIWDNLEIARLHVPSELNDRPEDWEWLCKHFTDPNFVIARESKTLLHHSGSKPFSYRLEERRQEGSKFPAIDMFKDVYVRPGNEIAGQFYDTMVEKSTAVLQEAASQLPPETSIEDVMVPEDVGFQIMTEVLDENLGRRYGQVVRGMGKSRVRETGASSSRLNTSLMDEVTTLRGKLAIQEEQMRVQGEQMRAQGEQMKEQMRAQGEQMEAQLRVQSEEVRSYAATVRDLVRAIQTAGLQVSLPAPHLDPPSISEPPHPPDTQ, encoded by the exons ATGTCGCAGTTGATCACTCGTCGTCGGAGTGTGACCAATGCGTCTCCCGCATTGTCAGCATCTACTGCTCCACCCATGAGTGCTCCATTGATTCAAGAGCCTACACCCCTTGCTGAGGCTACTTCTACGGCGTCTCAGGTGCCCGTCTCATCGACATCATCAGTGTCGGTTCAGCCGCTCAATGCACGGCGGCCTCACCGGCACCGCCGCGAGCCGGAGCCTTCTGATCACACTTCCTCGGCATCCAGAGTCGAGGGTGAGGCCTTCCAGCCAG CTAAAAAAAACACCAGGGGGCCTAGTCGAATGCTGAAGCAGAAACAGAACGTACGTCAGACCGGCACCAAGATCAAGATTGTGTATGACCCGCGACATCGTGGAGCGTCTACCTCACAGCAGAATAGCTCCATCGTTAGTAGCTGTGGTGCTGTTATTCGAGACAATTGTCCTTTTCAGTGGCAGTCTTGGGCAGAAATTCCCGAGGACAAGAAGGAACTGGTGCGACACGAGTTGTCG TTCATTTATGATCTTGATGACGCATCCCCCGAGGTCATGGCCTACTTAGAGGGGACCTTAGCAAACCGGTACAAAAATTGGAAGCACAATTTTCACAATCATTTTAAGATATGGGATAATCTGGAGATTGCTCGCTTACATGTTCCAAGCGAATTGAATGACCGGCCAGAGGATTGGGAGTGGCTCTGCAAGCATTTTACGGACCCAAACTTTGTG ATAGCTCGAGAGTCAAAGACACTTCTCCACCATTCTGGTTCGAAGCCCTTTTCGTATAGGCTTGAGGAACGACGTCAG gagGGTTCTAAGTTCCCAGCGATCGACATGTTCAAGGACGTTTACGTTCGACCTGGTAATGAAATCGCTGGGCAGTTTTAT GATACTATGGTGGAAAAGAGCACTGCTGTTCTCCAAGAAGCAGCATCGCAGCTTCCCCCGGAGACTTCGATCGAGGATGTCATGGTACCAGAGGATGTAGGTTTTCAGATCATGACTGAAGTCCTGGATGAGAACCTTGGTCGTCGTTATGGCCAGGTTGTTCGGGGTATGGGGAAATCACGGGTTCGTGAGACGGGTGCCTCTTCTTCCAGATTGAACACATCATTGATGGATGAAGTGACAACCTTAAGGGGTAAGCTTGCGATCCAGGAAGAGCAGATGAGGGTCCAAGGCGAGCAGATGAGGGCCCAGGGCGAGCAGATGAAGGAGCAGATGAGGGCCCAGGGCGAGCAGATGGAAGCGCAGCTGAGGGTCCAGAGCGAGGAGGTGAGGTCCTATGCTGCAACGGTGAGAGACCTTGTACGAGCCATACAGACGGCCGGCCTACAAGTCTCGCTACCAGCACCTCATCTTGATCCACCTTCGATCTCAGAGCCACCTCACCCTCCCGATACTCAGTAG
- the LOC126602134 gene encoding uncharacterized protein LOC126602134 isoform X4: MSQLITRRRSVTNASPALSASTAPPMSAPLIQEPTPLAEATSTASQVPVSSTSSVSVQPLNARRPHRHRREPEPSDHTSSASRVEAKKNTRGPSRMLKQKQNVRQTGTKIKIVYDPRHRGASTSQQNSSIVSSCGAVIRDNCPFQWQSWAEIPEDKKELVRHELSFIYDLDDASPEVMAYLEGTLANRYKNWKHNFHNHFKIWDNLEIARLHVPSELNDRPEDWEWLCKHFTDPNFVKKSVAGQIARESKTLLHHSGSKPFSYRLEERRQEGSKFPAIDMFKDVYVRPGNEIAGQFYDTMVEKSTAVLQEAASQLPPETSIEDVMVPEDVGFQIMTEVLDENLGRRYGQVVRGMGKSRVRETGASSSRLNTSLMDEVTTLRGKLAIQEEQMRVQGEQMRAQGEQMKEQMRAQGEQMEAQLRVQSEEVRSYAATVRDLVRAIQTAGLQVSLPAPHLDPPSISEPPHPPDTQ, from the exons ATGTCGCAGTTGATCACTCGTCGTCGGAGTGTGACCAATGCGTCTCCCGCATTGTCAGCATCTACTGCTCCACCCATGAGTGCTCCATTGATTCAAGAGCCTACACCCCTTGCTGAGGCTACTTCTACGGCGTCTCAGGTGCCCGTCTCATCGACATCATCAGTGTCGGTTCAGCCGCTCAATGCACGGCGGCCTCACCGGCACCGCCGCGAGCCGGAGCCTTCTGATCACACTTCCTCGGCATCCAGAGTCGAGG CTAAAAAAAACACCAGGGGGCCTAGTCGAATGCTGAAGCAGAAACAGAACGTACGTCAGACCGGCACCAAGATCAAGATTGTGTATGACCCGCGACATCGTGGAGCGTCTACCTCACAGCAGAATAGCTCCATCGTTAGTAGCTGTGGTGCTGTTATTCGAGACAATTGTCCTTTTCAGTGGCAGTCTTGGGCAGAAATTCCCGAGGACAAGAAGGAACTGGTGCGACACGAGTTGTCG TTCATTTATGATCTTGATGACGCATCCCCCGAGGTCATGGCCTACTTAGAGGGGACCTTAGCAAACCGGTACAAAAATTGGAAGCACAATTTTCACAATCATTTTAAGATATGGGATAATCTGGAGATTGCTCGCTTACATGTTCCAAGCGAATTGAATGACCGGCCAGAGGATTGGGAGTGGCTCTGCAAGCATTTTACGGACCCAAACTTTGTG AAGAAATCTGTTGCTGGCCAGATAGCTCGAGAGTCAAAGACACTTCTCCACCATTCTGGTTCGAAGCCCTTTTCGTATAGGCTTGAGGAACGACGTCAG gagGGTTCTAAGTTCCCAGCGATCGACATGTTCAAGGACGTTTACGTTCGACCTGGTAATGAAATCGCTGGGCAGTTTTAT GATACTATGGTGGAAAAGAGCACTGCTGTTCTCCAAGAAGCAGCATCGCAGCTTCCCCCGGAGACTTCGATCGAGGATGTCATGGTACCAGAGGATGTAGGTTTTCAGATCATGACTGAAGTCCTGGATGAGAACCTTGGTCGTCGTTATGGCCAGGTTGTTCGGGGTATGGGGAAATCACGGGTTCGTGAGACGGGTGCCTCTTCTTCCAGATTGAACACATCATTGATGGATGAAGTGACAACCTTAAGGGGTAAGCTTGCGATCCAGGAAGAGCAGATGAGGGTCCAAGGCGAGCAGATGAGGGCCCAGGGCGAGCAGATGAAGGAGCAGATGAGGGCCCAGGGCGAGCAGATGGAAGCGCAGCTGAGGGTCCAGAGCGAGGAGGTGAGGTCCTATGCTGCAACGGTGAGAGACCTTGTACGAGCCATACAGACGGCCGGCCTACAAGTCTCGCTACCAGCACCTCATCTTGATCCACCTTCGATCTCAGAGCCACCTCACCCTCCCGATACTCAGTAG
- the LOC126602134 gene encoding uncharacterized protein LOC126602134 isoform X2, whose amino-acid sequence MSQLITRRRSVTNASPALSASTAPPMSAPLIQEPTPLAEATSTASQVPVSSTSSVSVQPLNARRPHRHRREPEPSDHTSSASRVEGEAFQPAKKNTRGPSRMLKQKQNVRQTGTKIKIVYDPRHRGASTSQQNSSIVSSCGAVIRDNCPFQWQSWAEIPEDKKELVRHELSFIYDLDDASPEVMAYLEGTLANRYKNWKHNFHNHFKIWDNLEIARLHVPSELNDRPEDWEWLCKHFTDPNFVKSVAGQIARESKTLLHHSGSKPFSYRLEERRQEGSKFPAIDMFKDVYVRPGNEIAGQFYDTMVEKSTAVLQEAASQLPPETSIEDVMVPEDVGFQIMTEVLDENLGRRYGQVVRGMGKSRVRETGASSSRLNTSLMDEVTTLRGKLAIQEEQMRVQGEQMRAQGEQMKEQMRAQGEQMEAQLRVQSEEVRSYAATVRDLVRAIQTAGLQVSLPAPHLDPPSISEPPHPPDTQ is encoded by the exons ATGTCGCAGTTGATCACTCGTCGTCGGAGTGTGACCAATGCGTCTCCCGCATTGTCAGCATCTACTGCTCCACCCATGAGTGCTCCATTGATTCAAGAGCCTACACCCCTTGCTGAGGCTACTTCTACGGCGTCTCAGGTGCCCGTCTCATCGACATCATCAGTGTCGGTTCAGCCGCTCAATGCACGGCGGCCTCACCGGCACCGCCGCGAGCCGGAGCCTTCTGATCACACTTCCTCGGCATCCAGAGTCGAGGGTGAGGCCTTCCAGCCAG CTAAAAAAAACACCAGGGGGCCTAGTCGAATGCTGAAGCAGAAACAGAACGTACGTCAGACCGGCACCAAGATCAAGATTGTGTATGACCCGCGACATCGTGGAGCGTCTACCTCACAGCAGAATAGCTCCATCGTTAGTAGCTGTGGTGCTGTTATTCGAGACAATTGTCCTTTTCAGTGGCAGTCTTGGGCAGAAATTCCCGAGGACAAGAAGGAACTGGTGCGACACGAGTTGTCG TTCATTTATGATCTTGATGACGCATCCCCCGAGGTCATGGCCTACTTAGAGGGGACCTTAGCAAACCGGTACAAAAATTGGAAGCACAATTTTCACAATCATTTTAAGATATGGGATAATCTGGAGATTGCTCGCTTACATGTTCCAAGCGAATTGAATGACCGGCCAGAGGATTGGGAGTGGCTCTGCAAGCATTTTACGGACCCAAACTTTGTG AAATCTGTTGCTGGCCAGATAGCTCGAGAGTCAAAGACACTTCTCCACCATTCTGGTTCGAAGCCCTTTTCGTATAGGCTTGAGGAACGACGTCAG gagGGTTCTAAGTTCCCAGCGATCGACATGTTCAAGGACGTTTACGTTCGACCTGGTAATGAAATCGCTGGGCAGTTTTAT GATACTATGGTGGAAAAGAGCACTGCTGTTCTCCAAGAAGCAGCATCGCAGCTTCCCCCGGAGACTTCGATCGAGGATGTCATGGTACCAGAGGATGTAGGTTTTCAGATCATGACTGAAGTCCTGGATGAGAACCTTGGTCGTCGTTATGGCCAGGTTGTTCGGGGTATGGGGAAATCACGGGTTCGTGAGACGGGTGCCTCTTCTTCCAGATTGAACACATCATTGATGGATGAAGTGACAACCTTAAGGGGTAAGCTTGCGATCCAGGAAGAGCAGATGAGGGTCCAAGGCGAGCAGATGAGGGCCCAGGGCGAGCAGATGAAGGAGCAGATGAGGGCCCAGGGCGAGCAGATGGAAGCGCAGCTGAGGGTCCAGAGCGAGGAGGTGAGGTCCTATGCTGCAACGGTGAGAGACCTTGTACGAGCCATACAGACGGCCGGCCTACAAGTCTCGCTACCAGCACCTCATCTTGATCCACCTTCGATCTCAGAGCCACCTCACCCTCCCGATACTCAGTAG